One window from the genome of Microbulbifer pacificus encodes:
- a CDS encoding glutamine synthetase family protein, with product MSQPDAQSWLDDLPAAFHAYLNGRRLDEVECIVPDLNGMSRGKAMPLSKFSPDSPVFLPISIFYQTITGQDVEMDIENQWAESDMALVPDMSTAMAVPWAKQPALQIIHDLQDLEGNPIACAPRNVLKRVMAMYAERGWKPIVAPELEFYLTKPNIDPNEPIQPPVGRSGRSGTSLQSYSMTAIDEYGPVIDTIYEYAESAGLHIDSVIQEDGAGQVEFNLTHGDPLWLADQVFYFKRIIKEAALKNGMFATFMAKPMRDQPGSAMHVHQSVVDIDSGRNIFSDDDGNATDLFRYFIGGTQKHMREVMPFIAPNVNSYRRFESEANSSAPTNIGWGYDNRATGLRVPNSGAQDRRLENRVIGVDANPYLAIAASLICGYLGMVNRIEPDAPAESELDEEQAERSYIPVTFDEALRIFDDAEEIHQALGEGFCQLYAAVKSEEMRLFHREISPWERQHLLLNV from the coding sequence GGCTGGATGATCTTCCCGCTGCATTTCACGCTTACCTGAACGGCCGCAGGCTGGATGAGGTGGAGTGTATCGTTCCCGACCTCAACGGCATGTCCCGCGGCAAGGCGATGCCGCTCAGTAAGTTCTCTCCGGACAGCCCGGTGTTCCTGCCCATCTCCATTTTTTACCAGACCATTACCGGTCAGGATGTGGAGATGGATATCGAGAACCAGTGGGCCGAGAGCGATATGGCCCTGGTGCCGGATATGTCCACGGCGATGGCGGTGCCCTGGGCGAAGCAGCCGGCGCTGCAGATCATTCACGACCTGCAGGATCTCGAAGGCAATCCTATCGCCTGCGCACCGCGCAATGTGTTGAAGCGTGTGATGGCGATGTACGCGGAGCGTGGCTGGAAGCCGATTGTGGCGCCGGAGCTGGAATTCTACCTGACCAAGCCGAACATCGACCCCAATGAACCCATCCAGCCGCCGGTGGGACGCAGCGGGCGCTCGGGCACCTCACTGCAGTCCTATTCGATGACGGCCATCGATGAATACGGCCCGGTGATCGATACCATTTATGAATACGCGGAGTCCGCGGGCCTGCATATCGACTCGGTAATCCAGGAAGACGGCGCCGGGCAGGTGGAGTTCAACCTCACCCACGGCGATCCCTTGTGGCTTGCGGACCAGGTGTTCTATTTCAAACGCATCATCAAGGAGGCGGCGCTTAAGAATGGCATGTTCGCCACGTTTATGGCGAAGCCCATGCGCGACCAGCCGGGTAGCGCCATGCACGTGCACCAGAGTGTGGTGGATATCGACAGTGGCAGGAATATATTTTCTGACGACGACGGCAACGCCACTGATCTGTTCCGCTATTTTATTGGCGGAACCCAGAAACATATGCGGGAGGTGATGCCGTTCATCGCGCCAAACGTGAACTCTTACCGGCGTTTTGAATCCGAGGCAAACTCCAGTGCGCCGACGAATATCGGCTGGGGTTACGACAACCGTGCCACCGGCCTGCGGGTACCGAATTCCGGTGCTCAGGATCGCCGCCTGGAAAACCGGGTGATCGGTGTGGATGCCAACCCCTATCTGGCGATTGCCGCAAGCCTGATCTGTGGGTATCTCGGTATGGTGAACCGCATTGAACCCGACGCGCCGGCGGAATCAGAACTGGATGAAGAGCAGGCAGAGCGCTCCTATATTCCGGTCACGTTTGATGAGGCGTTGCGCATCTTTGACGATGCCGAGGAAATCCATCAGGCATTGGGTGAGGGATTCTGTCAGCTGTACGCGGCGGTAAAAAGCGAGGAAATGCGGCTGTTCCACCGGGAGATTTCCCCTTGGGAACGGCAGCACCTGCTGTTGAATGTCTGA